From a region of the Plodia interpunctella isolate USDA-ARS_2022_Savannah chromosome 13, ilPloInte3.2, whole genome shotgun sequence genome:
- the LOC128674763 gene encoding intraflagellar transport protein 22 homolog produces the protein MLPPKLKILMIGPSESGKTQIANFISESMNIDEWYGTPRPTQGVRIVEFEVSNLSINGKITNIDIELWDCSGDHKFEPCWPTLRVGVHGVILVCSPSTAQAAARGMELLYNYFVSQPKLSPKQCVLFYNCTDENDDIDALNLSATFTKVSQVAINLKSGSNRLKIDFSNYIASVLQTINMEG, from the exons ATGCTTCCCCCTAAGCTGAAAATATTGATGATTGGCCCCTCTGAA AGTGGCAAGACACAAATTGCTAACTTTATATCAGAGTCCATGAATATAGACGAGTGGTATGGAACACCCAGGCCTACCCAAGGAGTCAGAATAGTTGAATTCGAAGTGTCCAATTTGAGTATTAACGGAAAAATTACTAACATTGATATTGAACTTTGGGATTGTAGTGGCGACCATAA ATTTGAACCTTGTTGGCCAACACTAAGAGTGGGTGTACATGGTGTGATTCTCGTGTGTTCGCCAAGCACGGCTCAAGCAGCGGCCAGAGGAATGGAACTTTTATATAACTACTTTGTATCACAGCCAAAGTTGTCGCCGAAACAATGTgtccttttttataattgcacTGATGAAAATGACGATATCGACGCTTTGAACTTAT cTGCTACGTTCACTAAGGTATCACAAGTCGCTATAAACTTAAAGAGTGGCAGTAATAGActgaaaatagatttttcaAACTATATAGCATCAGTTTTACAGACAATAAATATGGAAGGATAA